In the genome of Vicia villosa cultivar HV-30 ecotype Madison, WI linkage group LG7, Vvil1.0, whole genome shotgun sequence, one region contains:
- the LOC131620633 gene encoding nodulin-26-like, whose product MADSLSVNVDSLHNLELNAKQSKFTTYEAKHFASSIQKAIAEFVGTYILIFVGCGAALVNERLPITVVGVATVSGLALTVAIYSVGHVSGGHFNPAVTIALATVQKIQFKLVPVYVVCQLMGGTLATLTLKVLYHNKVDIGVTLTQYSNSTSDLEALLWESIITFILMLTICGVATDHRGSKELAGVAIGISVLINIIIAGPITGASMNPARSLGPAIVSGNYKNIWVYIIGPTIGAIFASVVYTFLRVTEPTQPELPYHM is encoded by the exons ATGGCTGATTCACTCTCAGTTAATGTTGATTCATTACATAACCTTGAATTAAATGCTAAACAATCAAAATTTACTACCTATGAGGCTAAACACTTTGCATCTAGCATCCAAAAG GCTATTGCTGAATTTGTAGGCACATATATTCTTATATTTGTTGGTTGTGGAGCTGCTCTTGTCAATGAGAGGCTACCAATCACAGTTGTTGGCGTAGCGACTGTTTCGGGCTTAGCTTTAACTGTCGCTATATATTCGGTTGGTCATGTATCTGGTGGTCATTTCAATCCTGCCGTCACAATCGCATTGGCCACCGTTCAAAAAATTCAATTCAAACTT GTACCTGTTTATGTGGTGTGTCAGTTAATGGGTGGCACACTGGCCACTCTCACTCTGAAAGTGTTGTACCATAACAAGGTGGATATTGGTGTAACACTGACCCAATATTCAAATTCAACTTCTGACCTTGAAGCATTGCTGTGGGAATCCATAATTACTTTCATATTGATGCTTACTATTTGTGGTGTTGCCACTGATCACAGAGGA AGCAAAGAACTTGCTGGAGTTGCCATAGGCATTTCAGTTCTGATTAACATCATCATTGCCGG GCCTATTACAGGAGCTTCGATGAATCCTGCAAGGAGTTTAGGCCCTGCCATAGTATCAGGCAATTACAAAAACATTTGGGTTTATATCATAGGTCCAACTATTGGAGCAATCTTTGCAAGTGTAGTTTACACTTTCCTAAGAGTAACAGAACCAACTCAACCAGAACTACCATATCACATGTGA
- the LOC131620632 gene encoding cryptochrome-1-like, whose amino-acid sequence MSSGGCSIVWFRRDLRVEDNPALAAGVRAGAVVGVFIWAPEEEGQYYPGRVSRWWLKNSLSHLDSSLRNLGTPLVTKRSTDSISSLLEVVKSTGATQIFFNHLYDPLSLVRDHRAKEILTAQGITVRSYNSDLLYEPWDVNDEHGQPFTTFDSFWERCLSMPYDPQAPLLPPKRIIPGDISRCPSDTLVFEDELEKSSNALLARAWSPGWSNANKALTTFINGPLIEYSVNRRKADSATTSFLSPHLHFGEVSVKKVFHLVRIKQVFWANEGNKAGEESVNLFLKSIGLREYSRYISFNHPYSHERPLLGHLKFFPWVVDEGYFKAWRQGRTGYPLVDAGMRELWATGWLHDRIRVVVSSFFVKVLQLPWRWGMKYFWDTLLDADLESDALGWQYISGTLPDGREFDRIDNPQFEGYKCDPNGEYVRRWLPELARLPTEWIHHPWNAPESVLQAAGIELGSNYPLPIVEIDAATVRLEEALIQMWQLEAASRTAAENGTEEGLGDSTETAPIAFPQDIQMEERHEPVRNNPLHGTRRYQDQMVPSMTYSRVRAEEEETSSVRNSAGDSRAEVPTNANAQQNGHQNGREPMDQGMLQNVNRNTRQRRNNTTTTFWLRNAAEDSTAESSSSTRRERDGGVVPEWSPQASNFSDQFVDDENGIGATSPYLQRHPQSHQMMSWTRLPQTG is encoded by the exons ATGTCAAGTGGTGGATGCAGCATAGTTTGGTTCAGAAGAGATCTGAGGGTAGAGGATAACCCTGCACTTGCAGCAGGAGTTAGAGCAGGTGCTGTGGTTGGTGTATTTATCTGGGCACCTGAGGAAGAAGGACAATATTATCCTGGTAGAGTTTCAAGATGGTGGCTTAAGAACAGTTTGTCTCATCTTGATTCATCTTTGAGGAATCTTGGTACTCCTCTTGTTACCAAAAGATCAACTGATAGTATTTCTTCTTTGCTTGAGGTTGTTAAGTCCACTGGAGCCACTCAAATCTTTTTCAACCATTTATATG ATCCATTGTCACTTGTGAGGGATCATAGAGCGAAGGAAATTCTAACGGCTCAAGGAATTACCGTACGATCGTACAACTCGGATTTATTGTATGAACCATGGGATGTGAATGACGAACATGGCCAACCATTCACAACTTTTGATTCTTTTTGGGAAAGATGCCTTAGCATGCCTTATGACCCACAAGCACCTCTTCTCCCACCTAAAAGAATTATTCCAG GTGATATATCAAGATGTCCTTCTGATACATTGGTGTTTGAAGATGAATTAGAGAAATCAAGCAACGCGCTTCTTGCTCGAGCATGGTCACCAGGGTGGAGCAATGCGAACAAGGCATTGACGACATTTATAAACGGTCCACTGATCGAGTACTCTGTGAACCGCAGGAAAGCGGACAGCGCCACGACCTCATTTCTCTCCCCACATTTGCATTTCGGAGAAGTTAGTGTCAAGAAAGTATTCCATCTCGTCCGAATTAAGCAAGTCTTTTGGGCGAACGAAGGAAACAAAGCTGGTGAAGAAAGCGTTAACTTGTTTCTCAAGTCAATTGGTCTTAGAGAGTATTCAAGGTACATCAGTTTCAACCACCCTTATAGTCACGAAAGGCCACTTCTTGGACACCTTAAGTTTTTCCCTTGGGTGGTCGACGAAGGATATTTTAAGGCTTGGAGACAAGGAAGGACGGGTTACCCTTTGGTGGATGCTGGAATGAGAGAGTTGTGGGCTACGGGTTGGCTTCATGATCGAATTCGCGTTGTCGTTTCGAGTTTCTTTGTTAAAGTTTTGCAGCTTCCTTGGAGATGGGGAATGAAATATTTTTGGGACACCCTTTTGGATGCTGATCTTGAGAGTGATGCTCTTGGTTGGCAGTATATATCTGGTACTTTACCTGACGGTCGTGAGTTCGACAGAATTGATAATCCACAG TTTGAGGGATACAAATGCGATCCAAACGGAGAATATGTGCGACGCTGGCTACCGGAACTTGCAAGACTACCGACTGAATGGATACATCATCCTTGGAATGCACCGGAATCAGTACTCCAAGCTGCAGGTATTGAACTTGGCTCAAACTACCCTCTTCCGATTGTTGAAATAGACGCCGCAACAGTGAGACTGGAAGAAGCGCTTATACAAATGTGGCAACTAGAAGCAGCTTCAAGAACTGCCGCCGAAAACGGAACCGAAGAAGGTCTCGGAGACTCTACTGAAACCGCCCCTATTGCTTTTCCTCAAGACATACAAATGGAGGAAAGACATGAACCTGTTAGGAACAATCCACTTCACGGTACCCGGCGCTACCAGGATCAAATGGTGCCAAGTATGACCTATTCTAGAGTGAGAGCGGAAGAGGAAGAAACTTCTTCAGTTAGAAACTCAGCAGGAGACAGCAGAGCTGAAGTGCCAACAAATGCAAATGCACAGCAAAATGGACATCAAAATGGACGAGAACCAATGGACCAAGGAATGTTGCAGAATGTAAATAGAAACACTAGACAACGTCGTAATAATACTACAACTACATTTTGGCTGAGAAATGCAGCTGAAGATTCAACAGCGGAATCTTCGAGTAGTACGAGGAGAGAAAGAGACGGAGGTGTAGTTCCGGAGTGGTCGCCACAGGCTTCTAACTTCTCAGATCAATTTGTAGATGATGAAAATGGTATAGGAGCCACTTCACCTTACTTGCAGAGGCATCCACAGTCACACCAAATGATGAGTTGGACACGCCTACCTCAAACTGG ATAA